In Antechinus flavipes isolate AdamAnt ecotype Samford, QLD, Australia chromosome 6, AdamAnt_v2, whole genome shotgun sequence, the sequence TTGATTTCAATTCTTTGTATCAGATCCAtggcaaaataatttattaaatgcacATTGATTTATAGGGTCCCCCAAGatgtaaataattgaaaatattttaaataagcaattcctttgatgaaataaaacaatTGTCCAAGCTGAATGTTttggtgatttatttttttttaatttgtagacaaaacaagaaattaatttcatttcagaCTAATTATCTTGTTATCTTGGACATGAAATCTTATTCATACATTCTcttactttttattgtttcaaaGATGGACATTTcctgcttggaaaaaaaaaaagttttgataatcCTACCCAGTGCTATCTTGATTTTCATGTTCCTCAAACTATAAATGATAGGATTCATAAATGGAGGCAATATTGTGTAAGTCATTGAAATCAAAAGATTCTGCACTGGGGAAGTGTCTGATAAGGGACCTAAGACTGTGACCATGCCAGACAGAACAAATAAGAGAAAGATAATCAGTTGAGGGGAACAGGTAGACAAGGCTTTGAGGCGTCCTTCCACAGAGGGCATTTTAAATACGGCAGAGAAGATATAAGTATAGGATGTAACTAAAAAAACAAAGCAGAGTAAAACTACAGTGGAACTGGTGGCAAGGAGTATATACTCAGTATCACGAActtcagaagatgagaccttcaaGACATGAGGGATGTCACAAAAAAATTGATGGATCATATTGGATCCTGAGAAAGGCAGACGGAACATGTTCCCTGTGTGTAGAGCTGAATAGATGAACGAACTAATCCATGAACCAGCTACCGCCCAAAGACAGCGGAATGGTGTCATGGTGACCCCATAGTGCAAGGGGTGGCAAATGGCCACAAAGCGGTCATAGGACATCGCCACAAGCAAAGCAAATTCTATTGctgcaaagaagagaaagaagaaaacctgAGCAGCACAGCCCAGGAGAGAAATGGCTTGATTGCCTGTCAGGGAATTCACAATGAATTTGGGAAGAGTGACTGAGATGCAGCCAAGATCTGACAGGGAAAGATTgctcagaaaaaaatacattggaGAGTGAAGGTGTGGGTCAGTGACAATGGCAGTGATAGTGAGGAGATTCCCCATCACGGCTGCAATGTATATGAGCAAGAAAAGAATAGCATGCAAGACCTGCAGCTCTCGGATGTTGGAAAACTCCAAAAGGAAGAATTCCATGATGATGGTACAATTGCTCATGTCTTCTGGGCTCTTGTAATTCATCTTGTAATAACATGAGTAAGGGATAAGAAATTCTAGAAGGAGAGAATAGAAGCACTTTATTACATAGAAAAGTCATGATTCTTACTTACCATGTTAGAGAGGcaataaagatagttttaaacctTAATATGACCATCCTCTTGCAA encodes:
- the LOC127541659 gene encoding olfactory receptor 14I1-like, whose protein sequence is MSNCTIIMEFFLLEFSNIRELQVLHAILFLLIYIAAVMGNLLTITAIVTDPHLHSPMYFFLSNLSLSDLGCISVTLPKFIVNSLTGNQAISLLGCAAQVFFFLFFAAIEFALLVAMSYDRFVAICHPLHYGVTMTPFRCLWAVAGSWISSFIYSALHTGNMFRLPFSGSNMIHQFFCDIPHVLKVSSSEVRDTEYILLATSSTVVLLCFVFLVTSYTYIFSAVFKMPSVEGRLKALSTCSPQLIIFLLFVLSGMVTVLGPLSDTSPVQNLLISMTYTILPPFMNPIIYSLRNMKIKIALGRIIKTFFFSKQEMSIFETIKSKRMYE